A genomic segment from Flavobacteriales bacterium encodes:
- a CDS encoding mechanosensitive ion channel family protein — translation MEQITTFFQTWLHNAVLERLAFIAIGIVAVVVVTTLIKRVVNTTIKNTDHRYSVRKAVNFIGYVLIGIVLLIIYGDKLGNLGVALGLAGAGITFALQEVIVSFAGWLSIILSGTPSVGQRVKIGDAKGDIIDIGVMRTTIMEMGDWVEGDLYNGRIITLANSYVFKEKIHNYSAEYPFLWDEVKVPIRTESDHELARKVFSKVVNDVCEDYAIKSEKDWKRMAYKFRVEQANVRPSVRLKFDENWITFTLRYIVDYKSRGITKDKIFTALLNEIAKHDNITIATTTSEVTSVVKRPEA, via the coding sequence ATGGAACAGATAACCACTTTTTTTCAAACGTGGCTGCACAATGCGGTTCTAGAACGATTGGCCTTTATAGCCATCGGAATTGTGGCGGTGGTGGTGGTTACCACGCTGATAAAGCGGGTGGTGAATACCACCATCAAGAATACCGATCATCGCTATAGTGTTCGGAAAGCGGTCAATTTCATCGGTTATGTGCTTATCGGAATTGTTCTGCTAATCATCTATGGCGATAAACTGGGCAATTTGGGTGTGGCTTTGGGTTTGGCGGGAGCAGGTATCACGTTTGCATTGCAAGAGGTGATTGTCAGTTTCGCGGGCTGGTTAAGTATTATCCTATCAGGTACGCCAAGTGTTGGACAGCGCGTAAAGATCGGTGATGCCAAAGGAGACATCATCGACATTGGTGTGATGCGCACCACCATCATGGAAATGGGCGATTGGGTAGAAGGAGATCTGTACAATGGCCGCATCATTACCTTGGCCAACAGCTACGTTTTTAAAGAGAAGATCCATAATTATTCTGCGGAATATCCTTTTCTGTGGGATGAAGTGAAAGTGCCGATACGTACGGAAAGCGATCACGAACTTGCACGCAAAGTGTTTTCCAAAGTGGTGAATGATGTGTGCGAAGATTACGCCATCAAAAGTGAAAAGGACTGGAAGCGAATGGCCTATAAATTTCGGGTCGAACAAGCGAATGTTCGTCCTTCAGTACGACTGAAGTTTGATGAGAACTGGATCACTTTTACCCTTCGATACATTGTAGATTACAAGAGCAGAGGCATTACCAAGGATAAGATCTTCACTGCTTTGCTAAATGAAATTGCCAAACACGATAACATTACCATAGCCACCACAACCTCCGAGGTTACGAGCGTTGTAAAGCGTCCAGAAGCGTAG
- a CDS encoding GNAT family N-acetyltransferase, with the protein MFDALELPSELQKREIVNFLHQHLEAYGDPKADILKCLNFAVKETTSFGGFVLVSFDGDTITGVVIVNKTGMGGYIPENILVYIATHKDHRGKGIGKKLMQETLNFAKGDIALHVEASNPAKKLYEKYGFTNPYLEMRLKRS; encoded by the coding sequence ATGTTCGATGCGCTGGAACTTCCGTCTGAGTTACAGAAGCGCGAAATAGTCAATTTTCTTCACCAGCATCTTGAAGCGTATGGCGATCCGAAAGCCGATATTCTCAAGTGCCTCAACTTCGCTGTGAAGGAAACAACCTCATTTGGTGGTTTTGTGCTCGTCTCTTTTGATGGAGACACCATTACGGGTGTGGTCATCGTCAACAAGACGGGCATGGGAGGCTACATTCCAGAAAACATTCTGGTGTACATCGCCACACACAAAGATCATCGAGGAAAAGGCATTGGCAAGAAGTTGATGCAAGAGACGCTCAACTTTGCCAAAGGCGATATCGCGCTACACGTAGAAGCAAGCAATCCAGCTAAGAAACTTTACGAGAAATACGGCTTCACCAATCCGTATCTCGAAATGCGTTTAAAACGAAGCTGA
- a CDS encoding alanine/ornithine racemase family PLP-dependent enzyme, producing MAYIELYGDKLRHNYQFLDTLFNHHGKEWAVVTKMLCGNRKYIEEIIKLGTKEICDSRISNLKVVKSIDPTVQTVYIKPPAKRSISKIVKYADVSFNTEFATIKMLSDEAVNQNKTHKIIIMIEMGDLREGIMGDHLMDFYDSIFKLPNIKISGIGTNLNCLNGVLPSQDKLIQLGLYEQLIEAKFNIKIPWVTGGTSVIIPMLFKHQVPDVVNHFRVGETLFFGADLLSEGTIEGMEADVIKLFAEVIEITEKPKVPIGSLAQNPSGEVFTVDEKDLGKNMHRAILDIGLLDVSTDFLLPDDDRISVVGASSDMLVIDIGESGNYTVGDLVSFKLKYMGALALLNSDYIEKRLV from the coding sequence ATGGCGTATATAGAACTCTACGGAGATAAACTTCGCCACAACTACCAATTTCTAGACACACTTTTTAACCACCACGGCAAAGAATGGGCGGTGGTGACCAAGATGCTTTGCGGCAATCGCAAATACATCGAAGAGATCATTAAACTGGGCACCAAGGAGATCTGTGATTCGCGCATCAGCAACCTGAAAGTGGTGAAGAGCATTGACCCTACGGTGCAGACGGTTTACATCAAGCCGCCCGCCAAGCGTAGCATCAGCAAAATTGTGAAGTATGCCGATGTGAGTTTCAACACGGAATTTGCCACCATCAAGATGCTTTCTGATGAAGCGGTGAATCAGAATAAGACGCACAAGATCATCATCATGATAGAGATGGGCGATCTGCGCGAAGGCATTATGGGCGATCATCTGATGGATTTCTACGACAGCATTTTCAAACTGCCTAACATCAAGATATCAGGCATTGGCACCAACCTCAACTGCCTCAATGGCGTGCTGCCATCGCAAGACAAACTCATACAGCTAGGCTTGTACGAGCAGCTGATCGAGGCCAAATTCAACATCAAGATACCATGGGTGACGGGCGGCACATCGGTCATCATTCCCATGCTGTTCAAGCATCAGGTGCCTGATGTGGTCAATCATTTCAGAGTGGGAGAGACGCTCTTTTTCGGTGCTGATCTACTCAGCGAGGGCACCATCGAAGGAATGGAGGCAGATGTGATCAAGCTTTTTGCCGAGGTCATCGAGATCACCGAAAAGCCGAAAGTACCCATCGGTTCCTTGGCCCAGAATCCTTCGGGAGAGGTATTTACCGTAGATGAAAAGGACCTTGGAAAGAACATGCACCGCGCCATTCTCGACATCGGTCTGCTGGATGTTTCCACCGATTTTCTACTTCCGGATGATGATAGGATAAGCGTGGTAGGTGCCAGTTCAGACATGTTGGTGATCGACATAGGAGAAAGCGGCAACTACACTGTAGGCGACCTTGTTTCCTTCAAACTCAAATACATGGGGGCGCTTGCCCTGCTGAACTCAGATTATATTGAGAAACGGTTGGTGTAG